In Streptomyces thermolilacinus SPC6, a single genomic region encodes these proteins:
- a CDS encoding alpha-L-arabinofuranosidase C-terminal domain-containing protein gives MPRNRFTRGLGVTALLTASVMLPVPAQAESVTDYTITLNPGARGAAIDDTMYGIFFEDINRAADGGLYAELVQNRSFEYSTADNTSYTPLTSWAVRGTARVVDDAGRLNERNRNYLSLAAGSAVTNSGYNTGIRVEQGKQYDFSVWARAEAGTTLTVGLQDAAGTLASAREVAVSGGWKKYTATFTAGRTSSRGRLTVASARAAALDMVSLFPRDTYKNQPNGLRKDLAEKIEALRPGFVRFPGGCLVNTGSMEDYSAASGWQRKRAYQWKDTVGPVEQRATNANFWGYNQSYGLGYYEYFRFSEDIGAMPLPVVPALVTGCGQNRATNDDALLQRHIQDALDLIEFANGPATSTWGKVRAQMGHPEPFGLTHIQVGNEENLPHEFYSRFQKFRTAIEAKHPGITVVSNSGPDDEGTVFDTAWRLNREGKVAMVDEHYYNSPEWFLQNNNRYDSYDRQGPKVFLGEYASQGNGWRNALAEAAFMTGLERNADVVKLASYAPLLANEAATQWRPDMIWFNNRASWGSVNYEVQKLFMNNVGDRVVPSTATGTPGVSVPISGAVGLSTWATSAAYDDVRVTAADGRTLLSDDFSGDASKWTHHGVGSWSVQNGQYVQTDAAAENTLVTAGDPAWHDYDLKVKATKKSGREGFLVAFGVKDTGNYYWWNLGGWNNTQSAVERAVAGGKSTLISKPGTIETGRTYDLEVKVRGRQVSLYMDGVLWDRFTDDKQAEPFRQVVTEDARTGDLIVKVVNAQDSAARTAIDLGGLRVSSQAHVTTLAGDPDAVNTESDAAVVPVGSTFSGVSGKFTYTFPANSVTFLRIKRG, from the coding sequence ATGCCACGCAACCGCTTCACACGCGGTCTGGGCGTCACCGCCCTCCTCACCGCTTCCGTCATGCTGCCCGTCCCGGCGCAGGCCGAGAGCGTGACCGACTACACGATCACCTTGAACCCCGGCGCCCGGGGCGCGGCGATCGACGACACGATGTACGGGATCTTCTTCGAGGACATCAACCGCGCCGCCGACGGCGGTCTGTACGCCGAACTGGTACAGAACCGCTCCTTCGAGTACTCCACCGCCGACAACACCTCGTACACCCCGCTCACCTCCTGGGCCGTCAGGGGCACGGCCCGGGTCGTGGACGACGCGGGCCGCCTCAACGAACGCAACCGCAACTACCTTTCGCTGGCCGCCGGTTCGGCCGTCACCAACTCCGGCTACAACACCGGCATCCGGGTCGAGCAGGGCAAGCAGTACGACTTCTCGGTGTGGGCGCGCGCCGAGGCCGGAACCACCCTCACCGTGGGCCTCCAGGACGCCGCCGGCACCCTCGCCTCCGCACGTGAGGTCGCCGTTTCGGGTGGCTGGAAGAAGTACACCGCCACGTTCACCGCCGGCCGTACCAGCAGCCGCGGCCGCCTCACGGTCGCCTCCGCGCGGGCCGCCGCCCTGGACATGGTGTCCCTCTTCCCCCGGGACACGTACAAGAACCAGCCGAACGGCCTGCGCAAGGACCTCGCCGAGAAGATCGAGGCGCTCAGGCCCGGATTCGTGCGCTTCCCCGGCGGCTGCCTCGTCAACACCGGCTCCATGGAGGACTACAGCGCGGCATCCGGCTGGCAGCGCAAGCGGGCCTACCAGTGGAAGGACACCGTCGGCCCGGTCGAGCAGCGCGCCACCAACGCCAACTTCTGGGGCTACAACCAGTCCTACGGCCTCGGCTACTACGAGTACTTCCGCTTCTCCGAGGACATCGGCGCGATGCCCCTGCCCGTCGTCCCCGCCCTGGTGACCGGCTGCGGCCAGAACCGCGCCACCAACGACGACGCCCTGCTCCAGCGGCACATCCAGGACGCCCTCGACCTCATCGAGTTCGCCAACGGCCCGGCGACCTCCACCTGGGGCAAGGTCCGCGCGCAGATGGGCCACCCCGAGCCGTTCGGGCTGACCCACATCCAGGTCGGCAACGAGGAGAACCTGCCGCACGAGTTCTACTCCCGGTTCCAGAAGTTCCGCACCGCGATCGAGGCGAAGCACCCGGGCATCACCGTCGTCTCCAACTCCGGGCCGGACGACGAGGGCACGGTCTTCGACACCGCGTGGCGGCTGAACCGCGAGGGCAAGGTCGCCATGGTCGACGAGCACTACTACAACAGCCCCGAGTGGTTCCTCCAGAACAACAACCGCTACGACTCCTACGACCGCCAGGGCCCCAAGGTCTTCCTCGGCGAGTACGCCTCCCAGGGCAACGGCTGGCGCAACGCCCTGGCCGAGGCCGCGTTCATGACCGGCCTGGAACGCAACGCGGATGTCGTCAAGCTCGCCAGCTACGCCCCGCTGCTCGCCAACGAGGCGGCCACGCAGTGGCGGCCGGACATGATCTGGTTCAACAACCGCGCCTCATGGGGCTCGGTGAACTACGAGGTCCAGAAGCTGTTCATGAACAACGTCGGCGACAGGGTCGTCCCCTCCACGGCGACCGGCACCCCGGGGGTCAGCGTGCCGATCAGCGGCGCGGTCGGCCTGTCCACCTGGGCGACGAGCGCCGCGTACGACGATGTCCGGGTCACGGCCGCCGACGGCCGCACGCTGCTCAGCGACGACTTCTCCGGTGACGCCTCGAAGTGGACGCACCACGGCGTCGGCAGCTGGAGCGTCCAGAACGGCCAGTACGTCCAGACCGACGCGGCCGCCGAGAACACCCTGGTCACCGCCGGCGACCCGGCCTGGCACGACTACGACCTGAAGGTGAAGGCAACCAAGAAGTCCGGCAGGGAGGGCTTCCTCGTCGCCTTCGGTGTGAAGGACACCGGCAACTACTACTGGTGGAACCTCGGCGGCTGGAACAACACGCAGTCCGCCGTCGAACGCGCCGTGGCGGGCGGCAAGTCCACCCTCATCTCCAAGCCCGGCACGATCGAGACCGGCCGCACCTACGACCTGGAGGTCAAGGTCCGCGGCCGGCAGGTGAGCCTCTACATGGACGGCGTGCTGTGGGACAGGTTCACCGACGACAAGCAGGCCGAGCCGTTCCGCCAGGTCGTCACCGAGGACGCGCGCACCGGTGACCTGATCGTCAAGGTCGTCAACGCCCAGGACTCGGCCGCCCGTACGGCCATCGACCTGGGTGGCCTGCGGGTCTCCTCCCAGGCCCACGTCACCACGCTGGCCGGTGACCCGGACGCCGTCAACACCGAGTCGGACGCGGCCGTCGTGCCGGTCGGTTCGACCTTCTCCGGAGTGTCGGGGAAGTTCACGTACACCTTCCCGGCGAACTCGGTCACGTTCCTGCGGATCAAGCGGGGTTAG
- a CDS encoding family 43 glycosylhydrolase yields the protein MTSAPTRRAVLGVITGSAAAAFTGAATGSAHAAAPARPGAPVPAPAFPAGRASVASPAVTYTNSIAEQRADPHIVKHTDGYYYFTATVPAYDRIVLRRATTIQGLASAAERTIWTRHTSGAMGAHIWAPEIHFIGGRWYVYFAAGDAEDVWRIRPYVLECAAANPVTGTWTEKGRIALPLDSFSLDATTFVVNGTRYLSWAQHDPAAGPGTNLYLARMSNPWTISGTPVMLSRPTAWWETAGHMVNEGPAVIQRNGRVFMTFSASATDANYCMGMLTASASADLMNAASWTKTASPVFSSNAATGQYGPGHNQFTVSEDGKSDILVYHDRGYKDISGDPLNDPNRRTRVQKIYWKADGTPDFGIPVADGLTPVRLSSHNFPDRFISHQGFRARIDADGSPLADSQFRVVPGLAGGGTVSLESASHPGHFLRHRNFEVWVEKNDGTALFRADASWAARAGLADPRGLSYESYNFPGRYLRHHQYLLQVQAVGTATDRADATFHAQ from the coding sequence ATGACGTCCGCACCCACCCGCCGAGCCGTCCTCGGCGTGATCACCGGCTCCGCCGCGGCCGCCTTCACCGGCGCCGCGACCGGCAGCGCCCACGCCGCCGCCCCGGCGCGGCCCGGCGCGCCCGTGCCCGCCCCCGCGTTCCCGGCCGGGCGCGCGTCGGTCGCGTCGCCCGCCGTGACGTACACCAACAGCATCGCCGAGCAGCGCGCCGACCCGCACATCGTCAAGCACACCGACGGCTACTACTACTTCACGGCCACCGTGCCGGCGTACGACCGCATCGTGCTGCGCCGCGCCACCACGATCCAGGGGCTCGCATCGGCCGCCGAGCGGACCATCTGGACCCGGCACACCAGCGGCGCGATGGGTGCGCACATCTGGGCGCCGGAGATCCACTTCATCGGCGGCAGGTGGTACGTCTACTTCGCCGCCGGTGACGCCGAGGACGTCTGGCGCATCCGGCCGTACGTCCTGGAGTGCGCCGCAGCCAACCCGGTGACGGGCACGTGGACGGAGAAGGGCCGGATCGCCCTCCCGCTCGACTCCTTCTCCCTGGACGCCACGACCTTCGTGGTGAACGGGACGCGGTACCTCTCCTGGGCGCAGCACGACCCGGCCGCCGGCCCCGGCACCAACCTGTACCTCGCGCGGATGTCGAACCCGTGGACGATCAGCGGCACCCCGGTCATGCTCAGCCGTCCGACCGCCTGGTGGGAGACGGCCGGCCACATGGTCAACGAGGGCCCGGCCGTGATCCAGCGCAACGGCAGGGTCTTCATGACCTTCTCGGCCAGCGCCACCGACGCCAACTACTGCATGGGCATGCTGACCGCGTCCGCGTCCGCCGACCTGATGAACGCGGCGTCGTGGACGAAGACGGCCTCCCCGGTCTTCAGCAGCAACGCCGCCACCGGCCAGTACGGCCCCGGACACAATCAGTTCACGGTCTCCGAGGACGGCAAGTCGGACATCCTCGTGTACCACGACCGCGGCTACAAGGACATCAGCGGCGACCCGCTCAACGACCCCAACCGCCGCACCCGGGTCCAGAAGATCTACTGGAAGGCCGACGGCACCCCCGACTTCGGCATTCCGGTCGCCGACGGCCTCACCCCGGTCAGGCTGTCCTCGCACAACTTCCCCGACCGGTTCATCAGCCACCAAGGCTTCCGCGCCAGGATCGACGCGGACGGCTCCCCGCTCGCCGACTCGCAGTTCCGTGTCGTCCCCGGCCTCGCCGGTGGGGGCACCGTCTCCCTGGAGTCGGCCTCCCACCCCGGCCACTTCCTGCGCCACCGGAACTTCGAGGTGTGGGTGGAGAAGAACGACGGTACGGCGCTGTTCCGCGCCGACGCGTCCTGGGCCGCACGGGCGGGGCTCGCCGATCCCCGCGGGCTGTCGTACGAGTCGTACAACTTCCCCGGCCGCTACCTCCGCCACCACCAGTACCTGCTCCAGGTACAGGCGGTCGGCACGGCGACCGACCGGGCCGACGCCACGTTCCACGCCCAGTGA
- the araD gene encoding L-ribulose-5-phosphate 4-epimerase AraD: protein MSESLSFGDLRREVLAANLRIPEAGLATLTWGNVSGVDRDAGVFVIKPSGVSYADLSAEDLVVVSLEDGRVVEGHLKPSTDTETHRCLYRAFPHIGGVTHTHSTHAVAFAQARRPIPVLGTTHADTFNGPVPVTEDLTAEQCARDYEYNTGQVIVALLEGDARRAEEVPGALVSRHGPFTWGATATASLENAIVCEAVAEMALHTLALYAPGGHPEPPRHLLDRHFTRKHGPDAYYGNPAPAAVR, encoded by the coding sequence GTGAGCGAGTCCCTCTCCTTCGGGGACCTCCGCCGGGAGGTTCTGGCGGCCAACCTGCGGATACCGGAGGCCGGTCTGGCCACCCTCACCTGGGGGAACGTGAGCGGCGTCGATCGCGATGCCGGGGTCTTCGTCATCAAGCCGTCCGGCGTCTCGTACGCGGACCTCAGCGCGGAGGACCTGGTCGTGGTCTCCCTGGAGGACGGGCGGGTCGTCGAGGGGCACCTCAAACCGTCCACCGACACCGAGACGCACCGGTGCCTGTACCGCGCCTTTCCCCACATCGGGGGCGTCACGCACACGCACTCGACGCACGCGGTCGCCTTCGCGCAGGCGCGCCGCCCGATCCCCGTGCTCGGGACCACCCACGCGGACACCTTCAACGGCCCGGTCCCGGTCACGGAGGACCTCACAGCCGAACAGTGCGCGCGCGACTACGAGTACAACACGGGCCAGGTGATCGTGGCTCTCCTCGAAGGGGACGCCCGCCGGGCCGAGGAGGTGCCCGGTGCGCTCGTCTCGCGGCACGGCCCGTTCACCTGGGGGGCCACCGCGACGGCCTCGCTGGAGAACGCCATCGTCTGCGAGGCGGTCGCCGAGATGGCGCTGCACACCCTGGCGCTGTACGCGCCCGGCGGTCACCCCGAGCCTCCCCGGCACCTGCTCGACCGGCACTTCACCCGCAAGCACGGACCGGACGCGTACTACGGCAACCCCGCTCCGGCGGCCGTCCGCTGA
- a CDS encoding LacI family DNA-binding transcriptional regulator, whose product MTQLPDVSRAPTMADVARVAGVSHQTVSRVLSGHPNVSAKTRSAVMEVIEQLGYRRNSAARALATRRTHTLGVIAVNTTLHGPASTLFGVQEAARERGYLTSAVTLRTLTDTTLTEAMRHLTAWGVEGVIAITPQRDAVRSLTRLEAPCPVVTVEGGHALDLPGVSVDQYLGARMVTEHLLAAGHSTVWHVAGPADWLESEGRTAGWESALRDAGAEVPPVLRGDWSPLSGYQAGQQLAGRALAAGGHGSGLTAVFVANDHMALGVLRAFREVGLRTPADVAVAGFDDTPEAEFFPPPLTTVRQDFRSLGRSSIELLMSHIEGTASGTDHLTIAPELIVRASTARRRTAAED is encoded by the coding sequence TTGACCCAGCTCCCGGACGTCTCCAGAGCTCCCACCATGGCGGACGTGGCACGCGTCGCCGGTGTCTCCCACCAGACCGTCTCACGGGTGCTCAGCGGCCACCCCAACGTCAGCGCCAAGACCCGCTCCGCGGTCATGGAGGTCATCGAGCAGCTGGGCTACCGCCGGAACTCGGCGGCTCGCGCCCTCGCCACCCGCAGGACGCACACGCTGGGCGTCATCGCCGTGAACACGACGCTGCACGGCCCCGCCAGCACGCTCTTCGGCGTTCAGGAGGCCGCACGGGAACGGGGCTATCTGACCTCCGCCGTCACCCTGCGCACGCTCACGGACACCACGCTCACCGAGGCGATGCGGCATCTCACCGCCTGGGGCGTGGAAGGGGTCATCGCCATCACCCCCCAGCGTGACGCCGTCCGGTCCCTGACGAGGCTGGAGGCCCCGTGCCCCGTGGTCACCGTCGAGGGCGGCCACGCGCTGGACCTGCCGGGCGTATCGGTCGATCAGTACCTCGGGGCGCGCATGGTCACGGAACACCTCCTCGCCGCGGGGCACTCCACCGTCTGGCATGTGGCCGGCCCCGCCGACTGGCTGGAGAGCGAGGGCCGTACGGCCGGCTGGGAGAGCGCCCTGCGGGACGCCGGAGCCGAGGTGCCTCCCGTGCTGCGCGGCGACTGGAGCCCGCTGTCCGGTTACCAGGCCGGTCAGCAGCTCGCCGGACGGGCGCTGGCGGCGGGCGGGCACGGGAGCGGGCTCACCGCGGTGTTCGTGGCGAACGACCACATGGCCCTGGGCGTGCTGCGGGCCTTCCGCGAGGTGGGCTTGCGCACCCCGGCGGACGTGGCCGTCGCGGGCTTCGACGACACCCCGGAGGCGGAGTTCTTCCCGCCGCCGCTCACCACGGTCCGCCAGGACTTCCGGTCGCTGGGCCGCAGCAGCATCGAGCTGCTCATGAGCCACATCGAGGGCACCGCGTCCGGCACCGACCATCTGACGATCGCCCCGGAGCTCATCGTCCGGGCCAGCACCGCCCGCCGCAGGACGGCGGCCGAGGACTGA
- a CDS encoding aldose epimerase family protein, giving the protein MTHTDELVGHPAVTRTADARAGTSRPVRTADRATGERWRFGFPGGISAEVRTLGARLHSLVVPDRWGHGADVVLAARDSEAVRGAARCFGATVGRCAGRIVRGRLAIGDTVHQLDTQEDGHTTNGGPHGFDGRLWRCEPFHSAHRTGVRLFLHSPDGDQGFPGALDAQVTYTLDRDDNLTLSYQAVADAPTAVDLANHVYWNLEGHNRGNVLAHHLRVDASQYVPLAAGRLPLGSYRPVNASPFDLRRARRLSDVLTSADPQLALAAGGIDHDWVLHGGAGRDRPRRAALLYAPLSGRCLEVHTTEPALRVRTGHGLSGGVIGKTGRPYRVHAGVVLQPRRLPALPEGAVDAYALLRPGEVYRSTTIFSFRRIGA; this is encoded by the coding sequence ATGACACACACAGACGAACTCGTCGGACATCCGGCCGTGACGCGCACGGCCGACGCCCGGGCGGGCACGAGCCGCCCGGTCCGCACGGCCGACAGGGCGACGGGGGAGCGGTGGAGGTTCGGCTTCCCCGGCGGGATCTCGGCGGAGGTCCGTACGCTCGGCGCCCGACTGCACTCCCTGGTCGTGCCCGACCGCTGGGGACACGGCGCGGACGTGGTGCTCGCCGCACGTGACAGCGAGGCCGTCCGGGGCGCCGCGCGCTGCTTCGGCGCGACGGTCGGGCGCTGCGCGGGCCGGATCGTCCGAGGGCGGCTCGCCATCGGCGACACCGTCCACCAACTCGACACGCAGGAGGACGGACACACGACGAACGGCGGTCCCCACGGGTTCGACGGGCGACTGTGGCGCTGCGAGCCGTTCCACTCCGCCCACCGCACCGGCGTCCGTCTGTTCCTCCACAGCCCCGACGGCGACCAGGGGTTTCCCGGCGCGCTCGACGCCCAGGTCACCTACACCCTGGACCGCGACGACAACCTGACGCTGTCGTACCAGGCGGTGGCCGACGCGCCGACGGCCGTGGACCTCGCCAACCACGTGTACTGGAACCTGGAGGGACACAACCGGGGCAACGTCCTGGCCCACCACCTGCGGGTGGACGCGTCCCAGTACGTGCCGCTCGCCGCGGGACGCCTGCCCCTCGGCTCGTACCGCCCCGTCAACGCCTCACCGTTCGACCTGCGCCGGGCGCGCAGGCTCTCGGACGTCCTGACCTCCGCCGACCCCCAACTCGCCCTGGCGGCCGGGGGGATCGACCACGACTGGGTCCTCCACGGCGGAGCAGGACGGGACCGGCCGCGCCGGGCGGCCCTTCTGTACGCTCCCCTGTCGGGGCGATGCCTGGAGGTGCACACCACCGAACCGGCGCTCCGGGTCCGGACCGGGCACGGCCTGTCCGGTGGCGTGATCGGAAAGACCGGCCGCCCCTACCGCGTCCATGCCGGGGTGGTGCTCCAGCCCCGGCGTCTTCCCGCGCTGCCGGAAGGGGCCGTCGACGCGTACGCCCTCCTGCGGCCCGGAGAGGTGTACCGGTCCACCACGATCTTCAGCTTCCGCAGGATCGGAGCGTAG
- the yjfF gene encoding galactofuranose ABC transporter, permease protein YjfF — MSSGIANAAARLTRPVSGSVPSRHRTRLPLIVTAVLLVAMFAVGSVRYEGFLSAQVVLNLLIDNGFLLVVAIGATFVILTGGIDLSVGSMIALSTMTTAWMVEQQGWPLATAVPLVLMIGAGSGALMGWIIHTFEIQPFIVTLAGMFLARGLCYMISTESITINDPTTVRIAQTRLYGPGGLFVSVSVVIALAVLLIAFVVLHHTRFGRGVYAVGGNESSARLMGLPVGSIKVAVYAISGLCSALAGLLLTFYMLSGYPLHAMGMELDAIAATVIGGTLLTGGSGFVLGTALGVLVLGMIQTVINFQGTLSSWWTRIVIGVLLFVFIVFQRLMTGRRPAAD, encoded by the coding sequence ATGAGCTCCGGCATCGCGAACGCCGCCGCGCGTCTCACCCGGCCCGTGTCCGGCTCCGTGCCGTCGCGGCACCGGACCCGTCTCCCCCTGATCGTGACCGCCGTCCTGCTGGTGGCGATGTTCGCCGTCGGCTCGGTGCGCTACGAGGGGTTCCTGTCGGCCCAGGTCGTCCTGAACCTGCTGATCGACAACGGCTTCCTCCTGGTCGTCGCCATCGGCGCGACCTTCGTCATCCTCACCGGCGGCATCGACCTGTCGGTCGGTTCCATGATCGCCCTGTCCACGATGACGACCGCCTGGATGGTCGAGCAGCAGGGCTGGCCGCTGGCCACCGCCGTCCCCCTGGTCCTGATGATCGGCGCGGGCAGCGGCGCCCTGATGGGCTGGATCATCCACACCTTCGAGATCCAGCCGTTCATCGTCACCCTGGCCGGCATGTTCCTCGCCCGCGGCCTCTGCTACATGATCAGCACCGAGTCGATCACCATCAACGATCCGACGACCGTGCGGATAGCGCAGACCCGGCTGTACGGGCCGGGTGGGCTGTTCGTCTCCGTCTCCGTGGTGATCGCCCTGGCCGTGCTGCTGATCGCGTTCGTGGTCCTGCACCACACCCGGTTCGGCCGCGGCGTCTACGCGGTGGGCGGCAACGAGTCCTCCGCGCGGCTCATGGGCCTGCCGGTCGGTTCCATCAAGGTGGCCGTCTACGCGATCAGCGGTCTGTGCTCCGCCCTCGCCGGCCTGCTGCTGACCTTCTACATGCTCTCCGGCTACCCGCTGCACGCCATGGGCATGGAGCTCGACGCGATCGCCGCGACCGTCATCGGCGGCACTCTGCTGACCGGCGGCTCCGGATTCGTCCTCGGCACCGCCCTCGGCGTACTGGTGCTGGGCATGATCCAGACGGTCATCAACTTCCAGGGCACGCTCAGCTCCTGGTGGACCCGCATCGTCATCGGTGTCCTGCTGTTCGTCTTCATCGTGTTCCAGCGCCTGATGACCGGCAGACGCCCCGCCGCCGACTGA